Proteins from a single region of Runella sp. SP2:
- a CDS encoding DUF1553 domain-containing protein, with the protein MKSKWILTGAAAVVLLSSFSFLGIFSHQINFNEEVKPILNKHCMACHGGVKKAGGVSFLFEKDMYDPAKSGKPPVVAGDAEESEMMRRILLPEGHEDKMPKDGPPLSTEEVEILTKWIDQGAKWGNHWAYNRVERPSVPSVGSFWARLGLTDDDETRWAKNEIDHFVLEKLREQQLKPAPEADRATLIRRVSLDLTGLPPTDAQVQRFLKDTSPKAYENLVDSLLASSGYGERWAGMWLDLARYADTKGYERDPGRSIWRYRDWLIKAFNEDKPYDKFVVEQLAGDLLPNPTDAQLIATGFHRNTMNNDEGGTQDEEFRVAAVIDRVNTTWDVFQGTTFGCVQCHSHPYDPFTHEEYYKYLAFFNNTRDEDVTSDTPTLRFYGKEDSVRIVKIEQWIKAHQGQKGVKLPDFQRFARIMEPKVNSHDFDQHVNASLLDAKYFGIQDQGTARWPNVTLTGKNRLLLNIGTNAENALLQLHQDSIKGKVILSLELSKVGDTVMVLPVASDGGKHSLFWTLHSPKTPKEWVKIKWAAFQEALPGKDEAGFTDVEKLYAEILTGGVESTPIMYDGHGDLARTTHVFERGNWTVKGKKVNPDVPNLFRESGEKTASMKNRLDLAQWMTSREHPLTARVAVNRIWEQLFGTGIVETVEDFGSQGITPTHQELLDWLSVELMETHQWSLKKLLKQITLSATYRQSTAVTPEKLAQDPFNKWLSRGPRARLSAEQIRDQLLATSGLLSHKMYGRSVMPLQPDNIWLSPYDGAKWQLSAGEDRYRRALYTYWKRTAPYPSMVMFDAPSREFCQVRRIRTNTPLQALVTLNDPVYLEAAHCFSEAIAAKYASPQEQIREAYRRLTYQSISPKRLQVLLNLYNKSLANYRKDTGATKKLLANDGNATPELAALTVTANAMLNLDEVVTKP; encoded by the coding sequence ATGAAATCAAAATGGATACTGACGGGGGCTGCGGCGGTTGTGCTGTTGAGTTCCTTTTCGTTTTTAGGGATTTTTAGTCACCAAATCAATTTTAATGAGGAGGTAAAACCCATTTTGAACAAGCACTGCATGGCGTGCCACGGTGGGGTCAAAAAAGCAGGAGGCGTGAGTTTTTTGTTTGAAAAAGACATGTACGACCCTGCCAAATCGGGAAAACCTCCTGTGGTGGCAGGTGACGCCGAGGAGAGTGAAATGATGCGTCGAATTTTGCTTCCCGAAGGCCACGAAGATAAAATGCCTAAAGACGGTCCTCCACTTTCAACCGAAGAAGTCGAGATTCTTACCAAATGGATTGACCAAGGCGCTAAGTGGGGCAACCATTGGGCGTACAACCGAGTCGAACGGCCAAGTGTGCCTTCTGTTGGCAGTTTTTGGGCGCGATTGGGCTTGACCGACGATGATGAAACGCGTTGGGCTAAAAACGAAATTGACCACTTTGTGCTGGAAAAACTGCGCGAACAGCAGCTCAAACCTGCTCCCGAAGCCGACCGCGCCACGCTCATTCGTCGAGTGAGCTTGGACTTGACGGGCTTGCCACCGACGGATGCCCAAGTACAGCGATTTTTGAAAGATACTTCTCCCAAAGCCTACGAAAATTTAGTGGATTCGCTCTTGGCTTCGTCGGGCTACGGGGAGCGCTGGGCGGGAATGTGGCTCGATTTGGCCCGTTATGCCGATACCAAAGGCTACGAACGCGACCCTGGGCGGAGCATTTGGCGTTACCGCGATTGGCTCATCAAGGCGTTTAACGAAGACAAACCGTACGACAAGTTTGTGGTGGAGCAACTCGCGGGTGATTTGTTGCCTAACCCCACCGATGCTCAGTTGATTGCGACTGGTTTTCACCGCAATACCATGAACAACGACGAAGGGGGAACGCAAGACGAAGAGTTTCGGGTGGCGGCGGTTATCGACCGAGTAAATACGACTTGGGACGTTTTTCAGGGAACGACGTTTGGATGTGTGCAATGTCACAGTCACCCGTATGACCCGTTTACCCACGAGGAATACTACAAATACTTGGCGTTTTTTAATAATACCCGCGACGAAGACGTGACGAGTGATACGCCGACGCTGCGTTTTTATGGAAAAGAAGACTCGGTGCGGATTGTAAAAATTGAGCAGTGGATAAAAGCGCATCAAGGGCAAAAAGGGGTGAAATTGCCCGATTTTCAGCGTTTTGCGCGGATTATGGAGCCGAAGGTCAATTCGCACGATTTTGACCAACACGTCAATGCGTCGTTGCTAGATGCAAAATACTTCGGTATCCAAGACCAAGGAACGGCGCGCTGGCCGAATGTGACGCTGACTGGTAAAAATAGGTTATTGCTGAACATCGGTACCAATGCTGAAAATGCGCTTTTGCAACTTCACCAAGATAGTATCAAAGGAAAAGTGATTCTTTCGCTCGAATTATCTAAAGTGGGAGATACCGTGATGGTGCTGCCTGTAGCGTCTGATGGAGGGAAACATTCGCTATTTTGGACGCTGCATAGCCCCAAAACCCCCAAAGAATGGGTAAAAATAAAGTGGGCGGCGTTTCAAGAAGCTTTGCCAGGGAAAGACGAAGCAGGCTTTACTGATGTTGAAAAATTGTACGCCGAAATTCTAACGGGTGGGGTGGAAAGTACGCCCATTATGTACGATGGACACGGCGATTTGGCGCGTACGACACACGTCTTTGAGCGAGGCAACTGGACGGTCAAGGGCAAGAAAGTAAACCCTGACGTGCCAAATCTCTTTAGAGAATCTGGGGAAAAAACCGCTTCTATGAAAAACCGCTTGGATTTGGCCCAATGGATGACTTCGCGCGAGCATCCGCTTACAGCACGCGTGGCGGTAAATCGGATTTGGGAACAATTGTTTGGGACAGGTATTGTGGAAACGGTGGAGGATTTTGGCTCACAAGGAATTACCCCCACCCACCAAGAATTACTGGACTGGCTGTCGGTGGAGTTGATGGAAACGCACCAATGGAGCCTCAAAAAACTGCTCAAACAAATCACGCTTTCGGCCACTTACCGACAAAGTACTGCCGTCACTCCCGAAAAATTAGCCCAAGACCCCTTCAACAAATGGTTGTCGCGGGGGCCACGGGCGCGTCTTTCGGCCGAGCAAATTCGTGACCAATTGCTGGCTACCAGTGGTTTGTTGTCGCATAAAATGTACGGACGTAGCGTGATGCCCTTGCAGCCCGATAATATTTGGCTTTCGCCCTACGATGGGGCAAAATGGCAACTGAGCGCAGGCGAAGACCGCTACCGTCGAGCGTTATATACTTATTGGAAACGGACGGCTCCTTATCCGTCGATGGTGATGTTTGATGCCCCCAGTCGGGAGTTTTGTCAAGTAAGGCGCATCCGAACCAACACGCCATTGCAGGCATTGGTAACGCTCAACGACCCCGTGTATTTGGAGGCAGCGCACTGTTTTTCGGAAGCTATTGCGGCGAAGTATGCGAGTCCGCAGGAGCAAATTCGCGAAGCCTACCGCCGTTTGACGTACCAATCCATCTCTCCCAAACGTTTACAAGTTTTGCTTAATTTGTATAACAAGTCATTGGCAAACTATCGAAAAGATACTGGTGCAACGAAGAAGCTTTTGGCCAACGATGGCAACGCCACGCCCGAACTGGCGGCTCTGACTGTCACGGCAAATGCCATGCTTAATTTGGACGAAGTAGTGACAAAACCATAA
- a CDS encoding alpha/beta hydrolase → MSEITTTLTASEGTSLFARAWLAPSPKAVIVLIHGFGEHSGRYAHFADFFNQNGYSVVSMDNRGHGKSGGKRGHAPTYDVYLNDIETLLNYAKQQVPQLPIYLYGHSMGGNLVLNYSLRRKPALKGVIATGPWIRLAFEPKPILVTIGKLFRKVLPGFSQGSGLIQDHISKDPAVVEAYKNDPLVHGTITASASIGLLEAAAFLNSYEKPMPIPTLIMHGDEDLLTSQPASEEFAQRVGGSVTYKKWQSMYHEIHNEPQKLEVFNFTLGWLEHDIKD, encoded by the coding sequence ATGTCTGAAATTACTACTACCCTCACGGCCAGCGAAGGCACCTCGCTTTTTGCCCGCGCTTGGCTCGCACCTTCCCCCAAAGCAGTCATCGTACTCATTCACGGATTTGGCGAACACAGTGGTCGCTACGCCCATTTTGCTGATTTTTTTAACCAAAACGGCTATTCCGTCGTTTCAATGGACAACCGAGGCCACGGTAAATCGGGAGGGAAACGTGGGCACGCTCCTACTTATGATGTTTATCTCAATGACATTGAAACCCTTCTCAACTATGCCAAACAACAAGTACCTCAGCTTCCTATCTATCTCTACGGGCACTCAATGGGGGGAAATTTGGTGCTTAATTACTCCCTTCGTCGCAAACCTGCCCTCAAAGGCGTGATTGCCACTGGCCCGTGGATTCGACTGGCGTTTGAACCGAAGCCTATTTTAGTGACCATCGGTAAACTTTTTCGCAAGGTGCTCCCAGGATTTTCGCAAGGAAGTGGCTTGATACAAGACCATATTTCCAAAGACCCCGCCGTGGTAGAAGCCTATAAAAATGATCCGTTGGTTCACGGTACCATCACTGCCTCCGCGAGCATTGGACTACTTGAAGCCGCTGCTTTTCTCAATTCGTACGAAAAACCTATGCCCATCCCGACCCTCATCATGCACGGCGACGAGGACTTGCTTACTTCTCAACCCGCCAGCGAAGAGTTTGCACAGCGGGTTGGTGGCTCAGTCACTTACAAAAAATGGCAGAGTATGTACCACGAAATTCACAATGAACCTCAAAAATTGGAAGTTTTTAATTTTACCTTGGGGTGGTTGGAGCATGATATAAAAGACTGA
- a CDS encoding M13 family metallopeptidase has protein sequence MEKLRFTASWMLAGALSVAFIKSDDPKPNKGLDLSGMDLSVSPREDFFLYANGSWLKKTEIPASETAWGSFNILRDSNSKNLKAILEEAAASKSPRGSVKQRVGDFFASGMDTLAIEKLGYEPIKPILAEIDKIKNYEDLLRYSATHPQDGGSTFIGAGIGQDAKNPDTYIVSMRQTGTGLPEKDYYTKADEPTIKVRNAYKKYIATLFTLTGTDAAKAQQLADDILALETQIATSHMGRIEMRNPVAMYNKFATKDFAAKVPNLNLVNGLTTMRMKTDSIIVAQPKYYEALNEWLPKANIETLKAKMKFSVISGAANYLSKPFVEASFEYSGKTLNGQKMQQDRWKRISSLTDNLAGDLLGQLYVEKHFKPEAKKRMDELVANLQKVFEKRINELDWMTAETKVEALRKLKAFTPKIGYPSKWKTYEGVNVKRNDFYGNVRAFGKWRYEEMLGRLGKSVDKTEWGMTPPTVNAYYSPLRNEIAFPAGILQWPFFDPEADDAFNYGAIGAVIGHEMTHGFDDQGRQYNYMGMLKNWWKKDDNDQFKQRAQVVIDQYDSFTVLDNLHVKGQLTLGENIADIGGLSVAYEAFKTFTKQGKGNEKIDGFTPEQRFFLAFGQIWRAKLRDEALRLRVNTDPHSPGQFRANGPLSNFEPFYKAFGVQPGDKMYRPEANRVKIW, from the coding sequence ATGGAAAAATTACGATTTACGGCTAGTTGGATGCTCGCAGGAGCACTTTCTGTCGCATTCATCAAATCAGACGACCCCAAACCCAACAAAGGTCTTGACCTCTCGGGCATGGATTTGAGCGTTAGCCCACGCGAGGACTTCTTTTTGTATGCCAACGGTAGCTGGTTGAAAAAAACTGAGATTCCTGCCTCCGAAACGGCTTGGGGTTCGTTCAATATTCTTCGTGATAGCAATTCCAAAAACCTCAAAGCTATTTTGGAAGAAGCCGCCGCGAGCAAATCTCCCAGGGGAAGTGTAAAACAGCGCGTTGGTGATTTTTTTGCGTCGGGCATGGACACCCTTGCCATCGAAAAGCTTGGCTACGAACCCATTAAGCCTATTTTGGCCGAAATCGACAAAATCAAAAACTACGAAGATTTACTCCGTTATTCGGCCACTCACCCCCAAGACGGAGGAAGTACGTTTATTGGTGCAGGTATTGGTCAAGATGCCAAAAACCCCGATACATACATCGTAAGTATGCGCCAAACGGGCACAGGACTTCCTGAAAAAGACTATTACACCAAAGCCGACGAGCCTACTATCAAGGTTCGGAATGCTTACAAAAAATACATCGCGACGCTGTTTACTCTCACGGGCACCGATGCCGCCAAAGCCCAACAGTTGGCCGACGATATTTTGGCCTTAGAAACCCAAATCGCTACTTCGCACATGGGTCGCATCGAAATGAGAAATCCCGTAGCGATGTACAACAAATTTGCCACCAAAGATTTTGCCGCCAAAGTACCTAATCTCAACTTGGTGAATGGACTAACGACGATGCGCATGAAAACCGACAGCATCATTGTAGCCCAACCCAAATACTACGAAGCCCTCAACGAGTGGTTGCCCAAAGCCAACATCGAAACGTTAAAAGCCAAAATGAAGTTTTCGGTGATTAGTGGCGCGGCCAACTACCTCAGCAAACCTTTTGTAGAAGCTAGTTTTGAATACAGTGGCAAAACCCTCAACGGACAAAAAATGCAACAAGACCGCTGGAAACGCATTTCGAGCCTTACCGACAACCTCGCGGGCGATTTGTTGGGGCAGCTTTACGTGGAAAAACACTTCAAACCAGAAGCGAAAAAACGCATGGATGAGTTGGTAGCAAACCTGCAAAAAGTGTTTGAAAAACGCATCAACGAACTCGACTGGATGACCGCTGAAACCAAAGTAGAAGCCCTCCGAAAACTCAAGGCATTTACGCCCAAAATTGGCTACCCGTCTAAATGGAAAACGTACGAAGGCGTTAACGTAAAACGCAACGATTTCTATGGCAACGTGCGAGCCTTTGGCAAATGGCGTTACGAAGAAATGTTGGGTCGTTTGGGCAAATCCGTTGATAAAACTGAATGGGGTATGACGCCGCCAACGGTGAACGCCTACTACAGCCCATTGCGCAACGAAATCGCGTTTCCAGCGGGGATTTTGCAATGGCCTTTCTTTGACCCAGAAGCCGACGATGCCTTCAACTACGGTGCCATCGGTGCCGTGATTGGCCACGAAATGACGCACGGATTCGACGACCAAGGACGACAATACAACTACATGGGAATGCTCAAAAATTGGTGGAAAAAAGACGACAACGACCAGTTTAAACAACGCGCCCAAGTGGTGATTGACCAGTACGACAGTTTTACGGTTTTGGATAATTTGCACGTAAAAGGTCAGTTGACATTAGGCGAAAACATTGCCGATATTGGTGGTCTTTCGGTCGCTTACGAAGCCTTCAAAACGTTTACGAAGCAAGGCAAAGGCAACGAAAAAATCGACGGTTTTACGCCTGAACAACGTTTCTTTTTGGCGTTTGGGCAAATTTGGCGGGCCAAACTCCGCGACGAAGCCCTTCGCTTGAGAGTCAACACCGACCCACACTCTCCAGGGCAGTTCCGCGCCAATGGCCCGTTGTCCAATTTTGAGCCATTTTACAAAGCATTTGGTGTACAACCTGGCGACAAAATGTACCGTCCAGAAGCCAATCGAGTAAAAATTTGGTAA
- the purH gene encoding bifunctional phosphoribosylaminoimidazolecarboxamide formyltransferase/IMP cyclohydrolase, with product MKKIQSALLSVYYKDGLEPIVRLLHQHGVKLYSTGGTQTFIENMGIPVTAVEDLTGYPSIFGGRVKTLHPAVFGGILYRRDDAGDLAQAAQFNIPSIDLVVVDLYPFEETVASGASAEDIIEKIDIGGISLIRAGAKNFQDSLIVSSRNQYADVLNILTEKGGATDLADRRRYAQEAFATTSHYDTAINQWFIAPQPPMGVKEGSPIGGWGAGATLRYGENPHQAATFYGDLDAMFDKLHGKELSYNNLVDVDACVSLIDEFGDEPTFAIIKHTNACGVATAATAHQAYVNALACDPVSAFGGVIITNTTVDLATAEELNKLFMEILIAPAYEADALALLQSKKNRILLQRKNIELPTKMFKTILNGVLEQDKDLVVETASQFTTVTKVAPTDAEVKALEFALKVCKHTKSNTIVLANENQLLASGTGQTSRVDALRQAIEKAKSFGFELKGSVMASDAFFPFADCVEIAHNAGVTAVVQPGGSIRDKDSIEYCDANGMAMVTTGVRHFKH from the coding sequence ATGAAAAAAATCCAATCGGCCTTACTTTCGGTTTATTACAAAGACGGTCTTGAACCAATCGTAAGACTCCTCCACCAACACGGCGTAAAGCTGTACTCAACGGGTGGAACACAGACGTTCATCGAAAACATGGGAATTCCTGTGACTGCGGTGGAAGACCTTACAGGCTACCCTTCTATTTTCGGAGGCCGCGTAAAAACGCTTCACCCTGCTGTTTTTGGAGGTATTTTGTACCGTCGTGACGACGCTGGCGACTTGGCCCAAGCGGCTCAGTTCAACATTCCATCAATTGACTTGGTGGTTGTCGATTTGTATCCTTTTGAGGAAACTGTTGCGTCGGGGGCAAGTGCCGAAGACATCATCGAAAAAATCGACATTGGAGGTATTTCATTGATTCGGGCAGGGGCTAAAAACTTCCAAGATTCACTCATCGTTTCATCGCGGAATCAATACGCTGACGTACTCAACATTCTTACTGAAAAAGGCGGTGCTACCGACCTCGCCGACCGTCGTCGTTATGCACAAGAAGCATTTGCCACTACCAGCCATTACGACACTGCGATTAATCAGTGGTTTATAGCCCCCCAGCCCCCAATGGGGGTGAAAGAAGGCTCCCCCATTGGGGGCTGGGGGGCTGGGGCTACCCTTCGCTATGGCGAAAACCCGCACCAAGCCGCGACATTTTACGGGGATTTGGATGCGATGTTCGACAAACTTCACGGAAAAGAGTTGTCGTACAACAACTTAGTCGATGTTGACGCTTGCGTTTCTCTCATCGACGAGTTTGGCGATGAACCAACTTTTGCAATTATCAAACATACCAATGCTTGCGGCGTAGCAACGGCTGCCACTGCTCATCAGGCTTACGTAAATGCCTTGGCCTGCGACCCAGTTTCGGCTTTCGGAGGGGTAATTATTACCAATACAACCGTGGACTTGGCCACAGCTGAAGAACTTAACAAGCTCTTCATGGAGATTTTGATTGCTCCTGCCTACGAAGCAGACGCGTTGGCGTTGTTGCAATCAAAGAAAAACCGCATTCTTCTCCAGCGTAAAAACATTGAGTTACCTACCAAAATGTTCAAAACCATCCTCAACGGGGTGCTCGAACAAGACAAAGATTTGGTAGTAGAAACGGCTTCTCAGTTTACAACCGTGACGAAAGTAGCTCCTACGGATGCGGAAGTAAAAGCATTAGAATTTGCGTTGAAAGTGTGTAAACATACCAAATCAAACACGATTGTATTGGCCAACGAAAACCAACTTCTTGCGAGTGGGACGGGTCAAACTTCGCGCGTGGATGCTCTTCGTCAGGCGATTGAAAAAGCAAAATCGTTTGGCTTTGAATTGAAAGGTTCAGTAATGGCTTCGGATGCGTTCTTCCCGTTTGCTGACTGCGTCGAAATCGCGCACAATGCAGGTGTTACCGCAGTGGTACAACCAGGTGGCTCTATCCGCGACAAAGATTCGATTGAATACTGCGACGCCAACGGCATGGCGATGGTGACAACGGGCGTTCGTCACTTTAAGCACTAA